Proteins found in one Lates calcarifer isolate ASB-BC8 linkage group LG8, TLL_Latcal_v3, whole genome shotgun sequence genomic segment:
- the LOC108899129 gene encoding protocadherin alpha-C2 isoform X1, translating into MRSVVTMVSGQRYVLLVVLTFFSFVGKISTSVTHYSIPEEMKEGSVVANLATDLSLDVKTLNQRKMRLDIIANKKYLDVNKETGELYVVEKIDREYLCPSKSSASCYLKLEVILDNPVRIFNIEVEILDMNDNAPQFRRDVIHLDISEATPKGERFSLSNAVDPDVGSNSVKTYHLSESEYFNIEVQTGRDGSKFAELILKKTLDREQQAVHNLILTAVDGGKPARSGTASVIVRVLDTNDNAPAFEKLGLNIKIMENSPIGSLVIHLSATDLDEGSNADITYSYSLYTSEKTQETFNLNPSTGEITVKGMLNYEDFRIYDMEVIATDHGANSLSGQCTIKIVVEDMNDNHPEISIKSFQSPVNENIELDTVIAVVSVSDKDSGDNGVVDLHIPDNMPFKLRESSDNYYELVVSEPLDREKVPEYDITFTVTDRGSPPLSDNETMTLELLDVNDNVPQFPQSFYTILVMENNAPGALLSSLTAFDPDLHENQYLVYFILEKEIANTSMSMLFSINPENGNLYALKTFDYEIEKEFLFHIEARDSGSPPLSSNVTVHVIIVDQNDNAPVIVSPWRAHGSVVEEKIPRSTDKGSLVSKVIALDTDSVHNSRITYQFLQVTDATLFSLDQYNGEIRTMRMFSYRDPRHQRLVVIAKDNGEPVLSATVTIKVSTVETAVKAYSDMTEVPLEYDIFSDLNLYLVIGLGSVSFLLLITILVTIVLKCQKPKPSKAAPQCRNSVISERNSTIADSTLVSNDAYWYSLFLAETRKGKLVVRQPLPKGSRYIVSSIPRGTGLTETSDSAASTLQASTTSSSSST; encoded by the coding sequence ATGCGGTCCGTTGTAACAATGGTGTCTGGCCAAAGGTACGTGCTGCTCGTTGTTCTTACGTTTTTTTCTTTCGTTGGTAAAATATCGACCTCAGTGACTCATTATTCAATACCCgaggaaatgaaagaaggaTCAGTCGTCGCGAACCTTGCTACTGATCTCAGTCTGGAtgttaaaacactgaatcagaGGAAGATGCGTCTTGACATCATAGCAAATAAGAAATATCTGGATGTGAACAAAGAGACTGGAGAACTGTATGTTGTTGAGAAGATAGACAGAGAATATCTTTGCCCTTCAAAGTCATCTGCATCATGCTATCTTAAACTGGAGGTAATACTTGACAACCCGGTAAGAATTTTTAACATAGAAGTAGAAATTCTGGATATGAATGACAACGCCCCACAATTTCGAAGAGACGTCATACATTTAGACATATCTGAAGCGACACCAAAAGGAGAGAGATTCTCTCTCAGTAATGCTGTTGATCCTGATGTTGGAAGTAATTCAGTAAAAACATACCATCTGagtgaaagtgaatattttaatattgaagttcagacaggaagagatggGTCAAAATTTGCTGAATTAATTTTGAAAAAGACATTAGATAGGGAGCAGCAGGCTGTTCATAATTTAATACTCACAGCTGTGGATGGAGGAAAACCTGCTCGTTCTGGTACTGCCAGTGTTATTGTTCGTGTGTTGGACACAAATGATAATGCTCCTGCATTTGAAAAATTAGgtttgaatataaaaataatggaaaattCTCCTATAGGAAGTCTTGTTATTCATCTCAGTGCAACAGACTTAGATGAGGGATCAAATGCTGATATAACTTACTCATATAGTTTATAtacatcagagaaaacacaagaaacatttAATCTGAATCCTTCCACTGGTGAAATTACTGTCAAGGGAATGCTAAACTACGAGGATTTCAGGATTTATGACATGGAAGTTATAGCAACTGACCATGGAGCTAACAGTTTATCAGGACAATGTACCATAAAAATTGTGGTTGAAGACATGAATGACAACCACCCAGAGATATCTATTAAATCATTTCAGAGTCCAGTTAATGAAAACATAGAATTAGACACAGTGATAGCTGtagtcagtgtcagtgataaAGACTCTGGTGACAATGGAGTGGTTGATCTTCATATTCCAGATAATATGCCTTTCAAACTGAGAGAATCCTCTGATAACTATTATGAATTAGTGGTGTCAGAGCCATTAGACCGTGAGAAGGTTCCAGAATATGACATCACTTTCACTGTTACAGACAGAGGTTCTCCTCCTTTATCTGACAATGAGACTATGACGTTAGAGCTGCTGGATGTTAATGACAATGTTCCACAGTTTCCTCAGTCATTTTATACTATACTTGTAATGGAGAATAACGCACCTGGGGCCTTGCTCAGTTCACTCACTGCCTTTGACCCTGACCTCCATGAAAACCAGTATCTAGTTTATTTCATCCTAGAGAAGGAGATAGCCAACACCTCCATGTCCATGCTGTTCTCCATCAATCCAGAAAACGGTAATCTTTATGCACTTAAAACTTTTGACTATGAGATCGAGAAGGAATTTCTTTTCCACATCGAGGCCAGGGACTCTGGCTCACCTCCACTCAGCAGTAACGTGACCGTCCACGTCATTATTGTGGACCAGAATGACAACGCTCCGGTTATTGTCTCTCCGTGGCGCGCGCATGGCTCGGTGGTGGAGGAAAAGATCCCCAGATCCACCGATAAAGGCTCTCTGGTTTCCAAGGTGATAGCCTTAGACACAGACTCGGTGCACAACTCTCGGATTACCTACCAGTTTCTACAGGTGACTGACGCCACCTTGTTCAGTCTGGACCAATACAACGGAGAGATCCGGACTATGAGGATGTTCAGTTACAGAGATCCACGCCACCAGAGACTGGTTGTTATTGCCAAGGACAACGGGGAGCCTGTTCTCTCGGCCACAGTCACCATCAAGGTGAGCACAGTGGAGACTGCTGTTAAGGCCTACTCTGACATGACTGAGGTGCCTCTAGAGTACGACATCTTCTCAGACCTAAACCTGTATTTGGTGATCGGTCTGGGCTCAGTGTCATTTCTCCTGCTGATCACCATATTGGTTACCATCGTGCTTAAGTGTCAGAAACCCAAACCCAGCAAAGCGGCTCCTCAGTGCAGGAACAGTGTGATCAGTGAGAGGAACTCCACCATCGCAGATTCCACTCTGGTCTCCAATGATGCCTACTGGTACAGTCTGTTTCTAGCAGAGACCAGGAAAGGAAAACTGGTGGTCAGACAGCCTCTGCCAAAGGGCTCCAGATACATCGTGTCCAGTATACCAAGAGGAACAGGACTGACAGAGACTAGTGACTCAGCAGCTTCTACTTTGCAG
- the LOC108899129 gene encoding protocadherin alpha-C2 isoform X6, giving the protein MRSVVTMVSGQRYVLLVVLTFFSFVGKISTSVTHYSIPEEMKEGSVVANLATDLSLDVKTLNQRKMRLDIIANKKYLDVNKETGELYVVEKIDREYLCPSKSSASCYLKLEVILDNPVRIFNIEVEILDMNDNAPQFRRDVIHLDISEATPKGERFSLSNAVDPDVGSNSVKTYHLSESEYFNIEVQTGRDGSKFAELILKKTLDREQQAVHNLILTAVDGGKPARSGTASVIVRVLDTNDNAPAFEKLGLNIKIMENSPIGSLVIHLSATDLDEGSNADITYSYSLYTSEKTQETFNLNPSTGEITVKGMLNYEDFRIYDMEVIATDHGANSLSGQCTIKIVVEDMNDNHPEISIKSFQSPVNENIELDTVIAVVSVSDKDSGDNGVVDLHIPDNMPFKLRESSDNYYELVVSEPLDREKVPEYDITFTVTDRGSPPLSDNETMTLELLDVNDNVPQFPQSFYTILVMENNAPGALLSSLTAFDPDLHENQYLVYFILEKEIANTSMSMLFSINPENGNLYALKTFDYEIEKEFLFHIEARDSGSPPLSSNVTVHVIIVDQNDNAPVIVSPWRAHGSVVEEKIPRSTDKGSLVSKVIALDTDSVHNSRITYQFLQVTDATLFSLDQYNGEIRTMRMFSYRDPRHQRLVVIAKDNGEPVLSATVTIKVSTVETAVKAYSDMTEVPLEYDIFSDLNLYLVIGLGSVSFLLLITILVTIVLKCQKPKPSKAAPQCRNSVISERNSTIADSTLVSNDAYWYSLFLAETRKGKLVVRQPLPKGSRYIVSSIPRGTGLTETSDSAASTLQYPK; this is encoded by the coding sequence ATGCGGTCCGTTGTAACAATGGTGTCTGGCCAAAGGTACGTGCTGCTCGTTGTTCTTACGTTTTTTTCTTTCGTTGGTAAAATATCGACCTCAGTGACTCATTATTCAATACCCgaggaaatgaaagaaggaTCAGTCGTCGCGAACCTTGCTACTGATCTCAGTCTGGAtgttaaaacactgaatcagaGGAAGATGCGTCTTGACATCATAGCAAATAAGAAATATCTGGATGTGAACAAAGAGACTGGAGAACTGTATGTTGTTGAGAAGATAGACAGAGAATATCTTTGCCCTTCAAAGTCATCTGCATCATGCTATCTTAAACTGGAGGTAATACTTGACAACCCGGTAAGAATTTTTAACATAGAAGTAGAAATTCTGGATATGAATGACAACGCCCCACAATTTCGAAGAGACGTCATACATTTAGACATATCTGAAGCGACACCAAAAGGAGAGAGATTCTCTCTCAGTAATGCTGTTGATCCTGATGTTGGAAGTAATTCAGTAAAAACATACCATCTGagtgaaagtgaatattttaatattgaagttcagacaggaagagatggGTCAAAATTTGCTGAATTAATTTTGAAAAAGACATTAGATAGGGAGCAGCAGGCTGTTCATAATTTAATACTCACAGCTGTGGATGGAGGAAAACCTGCTCGTTCTGGTACTGCCAGTGTTATTGTTCGTGTGTTGGACACAAATGATAATGCTCCTGCATTTGAAAAATTAGgtttgaatataaaaataatggaaaattCTCCTATAGGAAGTCTTGTTATTCATCTCAGTGCAACAGACTTAGATGAGGGATCAAATGCTGATATAACTTACTCATATAGTTTATAtacatcagagaaaacacaagaaacatttAATCTGAATCCTTCCACTGGTGAAATTACTGTCAAGGGAATGCTAAACTACGAGGATTTCAGGATTTATGACATGGAAGTTATAGCAACTGACCATGGAGCTAACAGTTTATCAGGACAATGTACCATAAAAATTGTGGTTGAAGACATGAATGACAACCACCCAGAGATATCTATTAAATCATTTCAGAGTCCAGTTAATGAAAACATAGAATTAGACACAGTGATAGCTGtagtcagtgtcagtgataaAGACTCTGGTGACAATGGAGTGGTTGATCTTCATATTCCAGATAATATGCCTTTCAAACTGAGAGAATCCTCTGATAACTATTATGAATTAGTGGTGTCAGAGCCATTAGACCGTGAGAAGGTTCCAGAATATGACATCACTTTCACTGTTACAGACAGAGGTTCTCCTCCTTTATCTGACAATGAGACTATGACGTTAGAGCTGCTGGATGTTAATGACAATGTTCCACAGTTTCCTCAGTCATTTTATACTATACTTGTAATGGAGAATAACGCACCTGGGGCCTTGCTCAGTTCACTCACTGCCTTTGACCCTGACCTCCATGAAAACCAGTATCTAGTTTATTTCATCCTAGAGAAGGAGATAGCCAACACCTCCATGTCCATGCTGTTCTCCATCAATCCAGAAAACGGTAATCTTTATGCACTTAAAACTTTTGACTATGAGATCGAGAAGGAATTTCTTTTCCACATCGAGGCCAGGGACTCTGGCTCACCTCCACTCAGCAGTAACGTGACCGTCCACGTCATTATTGTGGACCAGAATGACAACGCTCCGGTTATTGTCTCTCCGTGGCGCGCGCATGGCTCGGTGGTGGAGGAAAAGATCCCCAGATCCACCGATAAAGGCTCTCTGGTTTCCAAGGTGATAGCCTTAGACACAGACTCGGTGCACAACTCTCGGATTACCTACCAGTTTCTACAGGTGACTGACGCCACCTTGTTCAGTCTGGACCAATACAACGGAGAGATCCGGACTATGAGGATGTTCAGTTACAGAGATCCACGCCACCAGAGACTGGTTGTTATTGCCAAGGACAACGGGGAGCCTGTTCTCTCGGCCACAGTCACCATCAAGGTGAGCACAGTGGAGACTGCTGTTAAGGCCTACTCTGACATGACTGAGGTGCCTCTAGAGTACGACATCTTCTCAGACCTAAACCTGTATTTGGTGATCGGTCTGGGCTCAGTGTCATTTCTCCTGCTGATCACCATATTGGTTACCATCGTGCTTAAGTGTCAGAAACCCAAACCCAGCAAAGCGGCTCCTCAGTGCAGGAACAGTGTGATCAGTGAGAGGAACTCCACCATCGCAGATTCCACTCTGGTCTCCAATGATGCCTACTGGTACAGTCTGTTTCTAGCAGAGACCAGGAAAGGAAAACTGGTGGTCAGACAGCCTCTGCCAAAGGGCTCCAGATACATCGTGTCCAGTATACCAAGAGGAACAGGACTGACAGAGACTAGTGACTCAGCAGCTTCTACTTTGCAG
- the LOC108899129 gene encoding protocadherin alpha-C2 isoform X3: MIMDFKFRHRPWRGYVSLFVLLCVIISTTSAVTHYSIPEEMEQGSVVANLALDLGLDAKALGHRKMRLDVIDNKRYLDINKETGELFIAETIDREYLCNSKNPSCFLKMDVTIENPIRLFNIEVEIMDINDNAPHFRRDTMHLDISESTSAGERFSLTNAIDPDFGSNSVKNYHLSESEHFDIEIQTGRDGSKFADLILKKALDREQQAVHNLILTAVDGGVPTRTGTASIIVRVLDVNDNAPSFDKDKYVVDTMENSPIGSLVIKVNATDVDEGSNSDIVYSYSLYTSERTQNMFNLNPENGEIRVKEMINYEDIKLYEMEIIATDKGPNSLSGQCKLTVQVTDMNDNHPEISIKSFQSPIKENEPVDTVIAVVSVSDKDSGDNGVVDLHIPDNMPFKLRESSDNYYELVVSEPLDREKVPEYDITFTVTDRGSPPLSDNETMTLELLDVNDNVPQFPQSFYTIRVMENNAPGALLSSLTAFDPDLHENQYLVYFILEKEIANTSMSMLFSINPENGNLYALKTFDYEIEKEFLFHIEARDSGSPPLSSNVTVHIIIVDQNDNAPVIVSPWRAHGSMVEEKIPRSTDKGSLVSKVIALDTDSVHNSRITYQFLQVTDATLFSLDQYNGEIRTMRMFSYRDPRHQRLVVVAKDNGEPALSATVTIKVSTVETAVKAYSDMTEVPLEYDIFSDLNLYLVIGLGSVSFLLLITILVTIVLKCQKPKPSKAAPQCRNSVISERNSTIADSTLVSNDAYWYSLFLAETRKGKLVVRQPLPKGSRYIVSSIPRGTGLTETSDSAASTLQASTTSSSSST; this comes from the exons ATGATCATGGATTTTAAATTCCGCCACCGGCCTTGGAGAGGGTATGTCtcgctgtttgttttgttatgtgtaATTATCTCCACTACATCTGCCGTTACGCACTACTCAATTCCCGAAGAGATGGAGCAGGGATCTGTGGTTGCTAATCTAGCACTGGATTTAGGCCTCGATGCAAAAGCCTTGGGTCACCGTAAAATGAGACTGGATGTCATCGATAATAAGAGATATCTTGATATCAACAAAGAAACAGGAGAGCTATTCATTGCAGAGACTATTGACAGGGAGTATCTATGCAACAGCAAGAATCCGTCGTGTTTTCTTAAAATGGATGTAACAATTGAAAACCCGATTCGACTGTTCAATATTGAAGTTGAGATAATGGACATTAACGACAATGCACCTCATTTTCGTAGAGATACAATGCATTTGGACATATCCGAATCAACCTCAGCAGGGGAACGCTTTTCACTAACCAATGCTATTGATCCCGATTTTGGTTCGAACTCAGTAAAAAACTATCATCTTAGTGAAAGTGAACATTTTGACATCGAAATTCAGACCGGGAGAGATGGGTCAAAGTTTgcagatttgattttaaagaaaGCTTtagacagagagcagcaggctgTTCATAATCTGATACTGACCGCTGTGGACGGTGGAGTCCCCACGCGCACAGGTACAGCCAGCATTATTGTTCGCGTGCTCGATGTGAACGACAACGCCCCTTCAtttgacaaagacaaatacGTCGTAGATACCATGGAAAACTCTCCAATTGGAAGTCTGGTAATCAAAGTAAATGCCACTGATGTAGATGAAGGGTCCAATTCGGATATTGTTTATTCGTACAGTTTGTATACATCAGAGAGAACACAAAATATGTTTAACCTAAATCCAGAAAATGGTGAAATCAGAGTGAAAGAGATGATTAATTATGAAGATATTAAACTTTATGAAATGGAGATCATCGCCACAGATAAGGGGCCTAACTCCTTATCTGGACAGTGTAAACTGACAGTACAGGTGACAGATATGAATGACAACCATCCAGAAATATCtattaaatcatttcaaagtccaataaaagaaaatgagccAGTAGACACAGTGATAGCTGtagtcagtgtcagtgataaAGACTCTGGTGACAATGGAGTGGTTGATCTTCATATTCCAGATAATATGCCTTTCAAACTGAGAGAATCCTCTGATAACTATTATGAATTAGTGGTGTCAGAGCCGTTAGACCGTGAGAAG GTTCCAGAATATGACATCACTTTCACTGTTACAGACAGAGGTTCTCCTCCTTTATCTGACAATGAGACTATGACGTTAGAGCTGCTGGATGTTAATGACAATGTTCCACAGTTCCCTCAGTCATTTTATACTATACGTGTAATGGAGAATAACGCACCTGGGGCTTTGCTCAGTTCACTCACAGCCTTTGACCCTGACCTCCATGAAAACCAGTATCTGGTTTATTTCATCCTGGAGAAGGAGATAGCCAACACCTCCATGTCCATGCTGTTCTCCATCAATCCAGAGAACGGTAATCTTTACGCACTAAAAACTTTTGACTATGAGATCGAGAAGGAGTTTCTTTTCCACATCGAGGCCAGGGACTCtggctctcctccactcagcagTAACGTGACCGTCCACATCATTATTGTggaccagaacgacaacgcTCCGGTTATTGTCTCTCCATGGCGCGCGCATGGCTCAATGGTGGAGGAAAAGATCCCCAGATCCACCGATAAAGGCTCTCTGGTTTCCAAGGTGATAGCCTTAGACACAGACTCGGTGCACAACTCTCGGATTACCTACCAGTTTCTACAGGTGACTGACGCCACCTTGTTCAGTCTGGACCAATACAACGGAGAGATCCGGACTATGAGGATGTTCAGTTACAGAGATCCACGCCACCAGAGACTGGTTGTTGTTGCCAAGGACAACGGGGAGCCTGCTCTCTCTGCTACAGTCACCATCAAGGTGAGCACAGTGGAGACTGCTGTTAAGGCCTACTCTGACATGACTGAGGTGCCTCTAGAGTACGACATCTTCTCAGACCTAAACCTGTATTTGGTGATTGGTCTGGGCTCTGTGTCATTTCTCCTGCTGATCACCATATTAGTCACCATCGTTCTCAAGTGTCAGAAACCCAAACCCAGCAAAGCGGCTCCTCAGTGCAGGAACAGTGTGATCAGTGAGAGGAACTCCACCATCGCAGATTCCACTCTGGTCTCCAATGATGCCTACTGGTACAGTCTGTTTCTAGCAGAGACCAGGAAAGGAAAACTGGTGGTCAGACAGCCTCTGCCAAAGGGCTCCAGATACATCGTGTCCAGTATACCAAGAGGCACAGGGCTGACAGAGACCAGTGACTCAGCAGCTTCCACCCTACAG
- the LOC108899129 gene encoding protocadherin alpha-C2 isoform X7, translating into MIMDFKFRHRPWRGYVSLFVLLCVIISTTSAVTHYSIPEEMEQGSVVANLALDLGLDAKALGHRKMRLDVIDNKRYLDINKETGELFIAETIDREYLCNSKNPSCFLKMDVTIENPIRLFNIEVEIMDINDNAPHFRRDTMHLDISESTSAGERFSLTNAIDPDFGSNSVKNYHLSESEHFDIEIQTGRDGSKFADLILKKALDREQQAVHNLILTAVDGGVPTRTGTASIIVRVLDVNDNAPSFDKDKYVVDTMENSPIGSLVIKVNATDVDEGSNSDIVYSYSLYTSERTQNMFNLNPENGEIRVKEMINYEDIKLYEMEIIATDKGPNSLSGQCKLTVQVTDMNDNHPEISIKSFQSPIKENEPVDTVIAVVSVSDKDSGDNGVVDLHIPDNMPFKLRESSDNYYELVVSEPLDREKVPEYDITFTVTDRGSPPLSDNETMTLELLDVNDNVPQFPQSFYTIRVMENNAPGALLSLLTAFDPDLHENQYLVYFILEKEIANTSMSMLFSINPENGNLYALKTFDYEIEKEFLFHIEARDSGSPPLSSNVTVHIIIVDQNDNAPVIVSPWRAHGSVVEEKIPRSTDKGSLVSKVIALDTDSVHNSRITYQFLQVTDATLFSLDQYNGEIRTMRMFSYRDPRHQRLVVVAKDNGEPALSATVTIKVSTVETAVKAYSDMTEVPLEYDIFSDLNLYLVIGLGSVSFLLLITILVTIVLKCQKPKPSKAAPQCRNSVISERNSTIADSTLVSNDAYWYSLFLAETRKGKLVVRQPLPKGSRYIVSSIPRGTGLTETSDSAASTLQYPK; encoded by the coding sequence ATGATCATGGATTTTAAATTCCGCCACCGGCCTTGGAGAGGGTATGTCtcgctgtttgttttgttatgtgtaATTATCTCCACTACATCTGCCGTTACGCACTACTCAATTCCCGAAGAGATGGAGCAGGGATCTGTGGTTGCTAATCTAGCACTGGATTTAGGCCTCGATGCAAAAGCCTTGGGTCACCGTAAAATGAGACTGGATGTCATCGATAATAAGAGATATCTTGATATCAACAAAGAAACAGGAGAGCTATTCATTGCAGAGACTATTGACAGGGAGTATCTATGCAACAGCAAGAATCCGTCGTGTTTTCTTAAAATGGATGTAACAATTGAAAACCCGATTCGACTGTTCAATATTGAAGTTGAGATAATGGACATTAACGACAATGCACCTCATTTTCGTAGAGATACAATGCATTTGGACATATCCGAATCAACCTCAGCAGGGGAACGCTTTTCACTAACCAATGCTATTGATCCCGATTTTGGTTCGAACTCAGTAAAAAACTATCATCTTAGTGAAAGTGAACATTTTGACATCGAAATTCAGACCGGGAGAGATGGGTCAAAGTTTgcagatttgattttaaagaaaGCTTtagacagagagcagcaggctgTTCATAATCTGATACTGACCGCTGTGGACGGTGGAGTCCCCACGCGCACAGGTACAGCCAGCATTATTGTTCGCGTGCTCGATGTGAACGACAACGCCCCTTCAtttgacaaagacaaatacGTCGTAGATACCATGGAAAACTCTCCAATTGGAAGTCTGGTAATCAAAGTAAATGCCACTGATGTAGATGAAGGGTCCAATTCGGATATTGTTTATTCGTACAGTTTGTATACATCAGAGAGAACACAAAATATGTTTAACCTAAATCCAGAAAATGGTGAAATCAGAGTGAAAGAGATGATTAATTATGAAGATATTAAACTTTATGAAATGGAGATCATCGCCACAGATAAGGGGCCTAACTCCTTATCTGGACAGTGTAAACTGACAGTACAGGTGACAGATATGAATGACAACCATCCAGAAATATCtattaaatcatttcaaagtccaataaaagaaaatgagccAGTAGACACAGTGATAGCTGtagtcagtgtcagtgataaAGACTCTGGTGACAATGGAGTGGTTGATCTTCATATTCCAGATAATATGCCTTTCAAACTGAGAGAATCCTCTGATAACTATTATGAATTAGTGGTGTCAGAGCCGTTAGACCGTGAGAAGGTTCCAGAATATGACATTACTTTCACTGTTACAGACAGAGGTTCTCCTCCTTTATCTGACAATGAGACTATGACGTTAGAGCTGCTGGATGTTAATGACAATGTTCCACAGTTCCCTCAGTCATTTTATACTATACGTGTAATGGAGAATAACGCACCTGGGGCTTTGCTCAGTTTACTCACTGCCTTTGACCCTGACCTCCATGAAAACCAGTATCTAGTTTATTTCATCCTAGAGAAGGAGATAGCCAACACCTCCATGTCCATGCTGTTCTCCATCAATCCAGAGAACGGTAATCTTTACGCACTAAAAACTTTTGACTATGAGATCGAGAAGGAGTTTCTTTTCCACATCGAGGCCAGAGACTCtggctctcctccactcagcagTAATGTGACCGTTCACATCATTATTGTggaccagaacgacaacgcTCCGGTTATTGTGTCTCCGTGGCGCGCGCACGGCTCGGTGGTGGAGGAAAAGATCCCCAGATCCACCGATAAAGGCTCTCTGGTTTCCAAGGTGATAGCCTTAGACACAGACTCGGTGCACAACTCTCGGATTACCTACCAGTTTCTACAGGTGACTGACGCCACCTTGTTCAGTCTGGACCAATACAACGGAGAGATCCGGACTATGAGGATGTTCAGTTACAGAGATCCGCGCCACCAGAGACTGGTTGTTGTTGCTAAGGACAACGGGGAGcctgctctctctgctactgtcaCCATCAAGGTGAGCACAGTGGAGACTGCTGTTAAGGCCTACTCTGACATGACTGAGGTGCCTCTAGAGTACGACATCTTCTCAGACCTAAACCTGTACTTGGTGATCGGTCTGGGCTCTGTGTCATTTCTCCTGCTGATCACCATATTAGTTACCATCGTTCTCAAGTGTCAGAAACCCAAACCCAGCAAAGCGGCTCCTCAGTGCAGGAACAGTGTGATCAGTGAGAGGAACTCCACCATCGCAGATTCCACTCTGGTCTCCAACGATGCCTACTGGTACAGTCTGTTTCTAGCAGAGACCAGGAAAGGAAAACTGGTGGTCAGACAGCCTCTGCCAAAGGGCTCCAGATACATCGTGTCCAGTATACCAAGAGGAACAGGACTGACAGAGACTAGTGACTCAGCAGCTTCCACACTGCAG